In Malaclemys terrapin pileata isolate rMalTer1 chromosome 10, rMalTer1.hap1, whole genome shotgun sequence, the following are encoded in one genomic region:
- the LOC128843955 gene encoding uncharacterized protein LOC128843955 encodes MESERSAAVTCTGCAMFVILPQDRSDFVCKKCKLVSILEEKVRGLEKRVSTLRCIRENEDFLDRHQEMLLRPQCSEDSEQVQQGQKDGEEVWQHVTSRRRKRSVHVPAMEIQVSNRFHVLSTGTNVESGLDDTSEGREQKETPPIGRQKMHCPRDEGSTTTTPKRRRSVVVVGDSLLRGTESSICRPDRENREVCCFPGARIHDVTERLPRLIKPSDCYPFLLLHVGTNDTATNDLERITADYVALGRGIKEFEAQVVFSSILPVQGKGRGRDRRIVEVNEWLRRWCRREGFGFFDHGMVFQEGGVLGRDGLHLTKRGKSIFASRLANLVRRALN; translated from the coding sequence ATGGAAAGTGAGCGATCAGCTgctgtaacctgcacaggttgtgccatgtttgtcattcttccacaggacagaagcgactttgtctgtaaaaagtgcaagctggtctccatattggaagagaaggttcgaggtctggagaaacgagtatcgactctgcgttgcataagggaaaatgaagatttcctggacagacatcaggagatgcttctacggccacaatgttctgaagattcagagcaggtgcagcagggacagaaggatggtgaagaagtttggcagcatgtgacctctagaaggagaaagaggagcgtccatgtgccagcaatggagatacaggtgagcaatcgtttccatgttctctctacaggtactaatgtggagagtggactagatgacacatctgaaggaagggagcagaaggagactccaccgattggaaggcaaaagatgcactgtcctagggatgagggttccacaaccaccactcccaagaggaggaggagcgtggtggtggtcggggactccctcctcagggggactgagtcatctatctgccgccccgaccgggaaaaccgagaggtctgctgctttccaggagctaggatacacgatgtgacggagagactgccgagactcatcaagccctcggattgctaccccttcctgcttctccacgtgggaaccaatgatactgccacgaatgaccttgagcggatcactgcagactacgtggctctgggaagagggataaaggagtttgaggcgcaagtggtgttctcgtccatcctccctgtgcaaggaaaaggccggggtagagaccgtcgaatcgtggaagtcaacgaatggctacgcaggtggtgtcggagagaaggctttggattcttcgaccatgggatggtgttccaagaaggaggagtgctaggcagagacgggctccacctaacgaagagagggaagagcatcttcgcaagcaggctggctaacctagtgaggagggctttaaactag